A genomic stretch from Actinomadura rubteroloni includes:
- the fxlM gene encoding methyltransferase, FxLD system, with protein MSADDAAERARDRLVDRLRDEGTVESPLVEKALRAVPRHRFLPDAGVEEAYADRPVVVKRSAGGAPLSSASQPTIVASMLERLGVRPGDRVLEIGTGSGYTAALLRELAGADGEVTTVDVDPDLAAAARERLGAAVTVMAADGAAGHAAGAPYDRIIVTTGAWDVPPTWWDQLADDGRIVVPLRWRGMTRSVALDRDGDRLTARSAIACGFLPMRAADGERSLDLAGDGRVRLVHDEDQAIGADALAAVLDRPRAETWSGVHVTGSDAVHAVWLRLAAAEPGTCALAARPAAIDGGLVSPALPGTSPAVVDGPSLAYLATRPIGPDLAELGAIGHDSGDLTDRMADQIALWHEAAPAPVLTVYRAGAAPPKPERGTVVRKRHTTLVLSW; from the coding sequence ATGAGCGCCGACGATGCCGCCGAGCGGGCGAGGGACCGGCTGGTCGACCGTCTCCGGGACGAGGGGACGGTCGAGTCGCCCCTGGTCGAGAAGGCCCTGCGCGCCGTGCCCCGGCACCGGTTCCTGCCGGACGCGGGCGTGGAGGAGGCGTACGCGGACCGTCCGGTCGTGGTGAAGCGGTCGGCGGGCGGCGCGCCGCTGAGTTCGGCGAGCCAGCCGACGATCGTGGCGTCGATGCTGGAGCGGCTGGGGGTGCGTCCCGGCGACCGCGTCCTGGAGATCGGTACGGGCTCGGGGTACACGGCGGCGCTGCTGCGGGAGCTCGCCGGCGCGGACGGCGAGGTCACGACGGTGGACGTCGATCCCGATCTCGCGGCGGCGGCGCGGGAGCGGCTCGGCGCGGCGGTGACCGTGATGGCCGCCGACGGCGCGGCGGGCCACGCGGCGGGCGCGCCCTATGACCGGATCATCGTCACGACGGGCGCCTGGGACGTCCCGCCGACGTGGTGGGACCAGCTCGCCGACGACGGGCGGATCGTTGTTCCGCTTCGCTGGCGCGGCATGACGCGGTCGGTCGCGCTGGACCGCGACGGCGACCGGCTGACGGCGCGGTCGGCGATCGCGTGCGGCTTCCTCCCGATGCGGGCGGCGGACGGCGAGCGCTCGCTGGACCTGGCCGGGGACGGCCGGGTCCGGCTCGTCCACGACGAGGACCAGGCGATCGGCGCGGACGCGCTGGCGGCCGTGCTGGACCGGCCGCGCGCCGAGACGTGGTCGGGCGTCCACGTGACCGGGTCGGACGCGGTGCACGCGGTGTGGCTGCGGCTCGCGGCGGCCGAGCCGGGCACGTGCGCGCTGGCGGCGCGGCCGGCGGCGATCGACGGCGGCCTGGTGTCCCCGGCGCTGCCCGGGACGAGCCCGGCGGTGGTGGACGGCCCGTCGCTGGCGTACCTGGCGACGCGTCCCATCGGCCCGGACCTGGCCGAGCTGGGGGCGATCGGCCATGATTCGGGCGATCTGACCGACCGGATGGCCGACCAGATCGCCCTGTGGCACGAGGCGGCGCCCGCGCCCGTGCTGACGGTGTACCGGGCGGGTGCGGCGCCGCCGAAGCCCGAGCGCGGGACGGTCGTGCGCAAGCGTCACACGACGCTCGTCCTGTCCTGGTGA